In the Candidatus Krumholzibacteriia bacterium genome, one interval contains:
- a CDS encoding oligopeptide:H+ symporter, whose product MAGNATTAGAAEIPDYKQVLGHPRPLWMLFMSEFWERFAFYGIRWALTLYIVAQFHNGDASGEAPASRIYGAYLALVYATAIFGGYVADRIIGYQRSILVGAVIMAAGLFMISLPSEAIFKLGLATIIAGNGLFKPNISTMVGKLYSVSDPRRDSGFTMFYMGINAGAFIAPLLTGWFADQVFGTPEMPAYKVVFIAAGIGMLISLVWFYFGRKQLGPVGRPTEGTENRGRVLAVGVSAVAAIPVIYFLLSMGANALGWILGVMFIALCALILVEGIREGKVARDRAIAMLIIFTFNVMFWMFFEQAGSSFNFLAERIVDRDFGGWIFPVAWFQSINPIGILALAPVFAWLWVKLGRMNPSIPRKFGLGLTANGLAFLLLMFALSSLVNDAGMIPFWTLTSVYLIQTVGELCLSPIGLSMVTKLAPVRLVGFGMGGWFLSTGIGNNLSGIFAGHVSGEVGMSTESALAGYTFGFWALVGSGVLLLLIAPLIQRLMHGVK is encoded by the coding sequence ATGGCAGGAAACGCCACGACGGCCGGCGCGGCCGAGATCCCTGATTACAAACAGGTCCTGGGCCACCCACGGCCGCTGTGGATGCTGTTCATGTCCGAGTTCTGGGAACGCTTTGCGTTCTACGGCATCCGCTGGGCGCTGACGCTCTACATCGTCGCCCAGTTCCACAACGGCGACGCGTCCGGTGAGGCCCCCGCCAGCCGGATCTACGGCGCCTACCTCGCGCTGGTCTACGCCACCGCGATCTTCGGCGGCTACGTGGCCGACCGCATCATCGGCTACCAGCGTTCCATCCTGGTGGGGGCGGTGATCATGGCGGCCGGCCTGTTCATGATTTCCCTGCCCAGCGAGGCGATCTTCAAGCTGGGCCTGGCCACCATCATCGCCGGCAACGGGCTGTTCAAGCCCAACATCTCCACCATGGTCGGGAAGCTTTACAGTGTGTCGGATCCGCGGCGCGACTCGGGCTTCACCATGTTCTACATGGGCATCAACGCCGGCGCGTTCATCGCGCCGCTCCTCACCGGCTGGTTCGCCGACCAGGTATTCGGCACCCCGGAAATGCCCGCCTACAAGGTGGTCTTCATCGCCGCCGGGATCGGCATGCTGATCAGCCTGGTGTGGTTCTACTTCGGACGCAAACAGCTCGGCCCGGTGGGGCGTCCCACCGAGGGAACCGAGAACCGCGGACGGGTGCTGGCGGTTGGTGTTTCCGCAGTGGCTGCGATTCCGGTGATTTACTTCCTGTTGTCGATGGGTGCCAACGCGCTGGGCTGGATCCTCGGCGTCATGTTCATCGCCCTGTGCGCGCTGATCCTGGTGGAAGGCATCCGGGAGGGCAAGGTGGCGCGGGACCGCGCCATCGCCATGCTGATCATTTTTACCTTCAACGTGATGTTCTGGATGTTCTTCGAGCAGGCGGGAAGCTCGTTCAACTTCCTCGCCGAGAGGATCGTCGACCGCGACTTCGGCGGCTGGATATTCCCGGTGGCGTGGTTCCAGTCCATTAATCCCATCGGCATTCTGGCGCTGGCGCCGGTGTTTGCCTGGCTGTGGGTCAAGCTGGGACGCATGAATCCGTCGATCCCGCGCAAGTTCGGCCTGGGGCTGACCGCCAACGGACTCGCGTTCCTGCTGCTGATGTTCGCGCTCTCCAGCCTGGTGAACGACGCCGGCATGATTCCGTTCTGGACGCTGACGTCGGTCTATCTGATCCAGACCGTCGGCGAGTTGTGCCTGTCACCCATCGGGCTGTCGATGGTGACCAAGCTGGCCCCGGTGCGGCTGGTGGGATTCGGCATGGGCGGCTGGTTCCTGTCGACCGGGATCGGCAACAACCTGTCGGGTATCTTCGCCGGTCACGTGAGCGGCGAGGTGGGCATGTCCACCGAGTCGGCGTTGGCGGGTTACACCTTCGGCTTCTGGGCCCTTGTAGGCTCGGGCGTGTTGCTGCTGCTGATCGCGCCGCTGATTCAGAGGCTGATGCACGGCGTGAAGTAA